TCATGATTTTGCATATTTTTAATGTTTGAGATCATCTTGTTCCATGTCAAATTGGTATGTGCTGTTTTATATTTGCCAAGCGCCGGTTAGGCGCGCGCTGGATTTTATCGCGCCTGGTGAAGCGCTACAGCGGCGCGCTAAATTTTACAGCGCCTGGAAAAGCAATCACCCTCCCGCGCGCTAAAACGTTATTTCGGCACTGTAAATTTTTTTTAGCACGCGGTAGTTGAAGATGCTCTTACATATTAATGCTGACGTTTCGATGCAACATTGTGGCAATACATTGAGGGACAAGATTACAACGGCTCTTTTGTTTAGCCGAACAAAGGAAAACCCTTTATATTGCCCGACTGATTTCACGTTTTCGTAAGTCGTGTCGAGCGGTTGACGCGTGTCTCCTGGGACCTATGCACCGCCCACACCCACAATCCAATCCTTATCGTCTTCTCCTGGACAGAGTCATCGTCTCCCTCTGGATCGGCCCGCTCTCCTCTTTCCTTTTCCCTCTGCAATCTTCCTCTCTTCTCTTCACCAGAAGCTCCCCTTGTCCATTCCCTCTCCTACTCTGGCCGGCGGGAGCTGCTGCCTGCTGCTGCTATGAGGGGCGCCGTTGTATTGCGACAGTTGCCGATTTTGGCGACGATGACGATGAGTTGTTTGCTGTGAAGCGGCGGCGATGCTCATGGTGTGGGCGGCAGCGCGGGGTCTTGCGAGAGCTGCGTGGTGGCGGCCACCGGTACTGCATACGTCGACGACGGTGTCGCAAGGCAGCACCGCTCGCTGCAATAGGAGGCCGGGGGAGGAGCTGCTCAACATCCACCACTGGCCACCGGGGTTGCAACAGCCAGTGGTGCTCCAACCCACCTCGCCGTAGCAGTCGCCGTTGCTGTAGGTGGCGGGCGAGCTGTGTGCTCAATGGTGCTTGAATGGGGACGCCGGGCGCGCGTGCGTTGTCGTAGCTGGGGGGTCGGCGGCGCTCTGCGCGTGCTTCAAGTCAGCGGCGGGTGCTACAACCAGGGCTCGCTGGGGTTCCCCATGTTGTGATGGAGCATCACCAGCCGCCGGTGTTACAATGAAGCATCGCTGGGGTCCTTAAAAAAATGAAGCATCACTGGGGCTCGTCCGTGTTGCGGTGAAGCATCTCGGGGTGTCGCCGGCGTTGTGACGAGCATCATCGGGCTGCCGGTGCTGCAATGGAGCACGCCGCAGAGAGGGACCGGTGCTCCGATGCAGAACTTGCCGGCGTCTGCGTTGCTGCAACGCAGCGCTCGTCGGCACTGCCGGAGCTGCAATGCAATGACCGTGATGCCGCAGAGTGGAATATGTGCTCCGATGCAGAGCTTGTCGGTGTCTGTCGGTGCTACGTACTACACAGAGCTCGCGACGCTGCAGATAGGCTGCTTATGCTTCGGTGCAGAACTTTGTCGACGGCTGCATTGGTGTGATGCACGGTCGACGAGCTCGTTGCGATTTTGCTCAACTCAGCAGAGGATGGAGCGGTCCTGATCAGCCAAATCGGACGGCTGGGTAAGCGGATGATTTCTCTAGGAAATCATCCGGTCGACGCCTAGCAGCCGCCCTCGAACAAATGGTAAACCTTAGCGTGCCAACACTAGTGTTTTTGATTGCCGATTCCAGCTTGAAGGAATCCCACCCGATCACCCTACCTTACCCTACCCGCACTTGGTGGTGGCCACGACGGGGCTCCGGACGCGGTGCTTCCCGTCTGACCACTCAATGCTGCCGAACACATGGCCGGCCATGGCAGTGTCATAGACGTCCAGCTTCACCGTGAACTCCTTCTCCTCGTTGATTTTACCGAAGCTCAGCGTGCCTGGCTGCACCGTGATCCTGACCCCCGCAGCCGGCTGCACGACGGTGACGTTGTACTGGAGCCACGGCCCCGCGCCCACGTTCCTCACCCGGCGCTTCACCGTGGTGGTGCCGGAGCCGGGGAGGCAGGCCGCGGAGATGGACGGGTAGTTGAGGTTCTCGGGGCGGTAGGCGCCAAGGCTGCACTGGAACGGGTTGGCATTGGCGCCGACGAACAGAGGGAGGAGCAAGGGGATCGACAAGGGGATCAGGTTCTGCGTCTGGGTCGGCCGCACGGAGCAGAGGAAGTTGGCGTAGTCGTACGGCGTAGTGTCGTACACCAGGCCGGGGTCCAGGGCCTGGACGGGGTTCACGTGGCCGGAGCCGTAGCTGAACGGGGTGGCGGCCGCGCCGGTCTCGTCCCGGATTTGGCCCTCGTCGTTGGCTTCGGTGAATGCTGCACAATCATAACACACAGAAGAAGCACGTCATAAGCCCATGGGATTGCATGGCTCGACGAACAAAATCAGTGTAGCTCGGTGGCCTGTTGTACTCTGCTCTCACCGGTGGTCATGATCGCCGACTTGATCATCGCGGGGCTCCAGTCGGGGTGCTTCGCCTTGATCAGGCCGGCGACGCCCGCCACGTGGGGGCACGACATGGAGGTGCCGGACACCATGTTGTAGGGGACACGGCGGTCCTCGAAAGGCAGGTCGGTTGCCGGAGCTTCCTCGCTGTACGCGGCGATCACGTCGACGCCGGGCGCCGTCACGTCAGGCTGCCACCCGAGAAAATTAGCAACACGGCGGAGTCACCGAGATCGTGAAAGTTGATTAATGAACGTGCCAACCTTGAGGATCTGAGGAGTGATGGTGTTTGGCCCACGTGACGAGAAGTCTGCCATCACCGGCGCTGGCTTCACGCCAAGTTCGTCCTTCGCTGTGATGTAACCGACCGGAAATCTGAAGCGGAGGGAGTGATCAGTAAATGTTGGTAAATattattcgcaaaaaaaaaatgttggtgggacggagggagtataactAATGACTTTTTTTTGGTGTGCTGCTTACTGGGTGGACTGTAGGTGCTTGAAGAGATCCCAGCACTGTGAGTAGGAGCAGTGAACCGCTGGAAGGAGGTGCGGGTCGGCGATTATGTCCACGCCGCCGGCGTCGTTGCAAAGGACCATCCCGATGCCACCGGCCTGCTTCACCACCAGCCCCTTCTCGACTCTGCCGTTCACTCCCCTGGTACACACAACTATCTTGCCTCTCACCTTGGCAGGGTCCAGAGAACCGGGAAAACACAACGTCCTGCACGCAGAGGGATCTCATCAGTCAGCAGCACATTGAGACGATCGACCTGAACGACTGCACTCTCAACTGATGGCACTACATACAGTATATGGACCCAATCAAGATCCGATTCTTACGAGTTGTCGATGGATTGATCCGCGGCGCAGGCGTTCTGCCCGCTGATCATCGGATATGGCTGGCCAACAGGCAGAGTGCTCGCTGATAGACTTCGTCCCTGCAGATTCGTTGCATGCATACAGAACGGTAAATACAGTGCTAGCGTTAGTTGAGTAATTGAGCAAGGCTGCACGGTGTACATGCGAGCTTCTATGGACGACCAAACCTTGATGGTGCTGTTGCCGAAGACAACATCAGCTGCGAAGTCTCTGTCCATGGTGCTTGCGCCGACCGTGAGGATCCAAGGAGCCAGATTGCTCACGGAGCCTGGCTGCGGGCCCGAGTTGCCGGCGGAGGCCACGACGGCGACCCCCTTGTGGACCGCGTACAACGTGCCGATCGCCATGAGGTCAGCGACGTAGTCCGCGGCCGGCGCGCCCACCGAGAGCGACAGCACGTGCACGCCGTCCTCGACCGCCGCGAGTATGGCCGCGAGGATGTCCAGGCTGGAGCACCCCGCCGTGTAGCACGCCTTGTACGAGGCCACGCGCGCCCGCGGCGAGCCGCCCTTGGCCGTGCCCTTCCCGCGGCCGAAGGCGCTGGCGCCCTGGACGAAACCGCCGCCCGCGGTGGACAGAGTGTGCGAGCCGTGCCCGTCGTAGTCCCGCGGCGAGTTCAGGTCAGTCTGGTTCAGCTGCTTGCCTTCCACCGGCTGGTCCAGGAAATTCGGCACCTGGATGCCGGCGTTGAAAAACCTCGCGCCGATCAACTTTCTGCATGCACCATTGCACGGCGTGCGTGTTAGTGAAATGTTGCTTGGTTGCATTGTACTCGACGTAAGGGCCGGTGGATAGGATATTTGCGTTACTTGTTGCAGTGGAACGTGGAGTCTTCGCCGGAATCGCATTTGCCACGCCACCCCGACGGCGCGCCGAAGCCGTCGTCCCGGAAGCTTTGGGATGTCGGCGATACACCTTCGCGCGGGCGGGCaagatgcaaaataaaataaacagtCTCAGTCGATGCTATATCTATGAGATTTTACATTAAGATTTGTGCAAAAAAATAATTTATTCTTTTTTTCTCTTGCATGTTATGTCACTTAACTGAGACTTTgttaaatctcagtcgactgagaccaGCTAGCCACACCCTAAAATAAAACCAGTGCAAAACCCACACTTTGCTGTGAGTATTATTATACTATGTATTTTAGGGAGTTTATATTAAAACATTTAGATATAAAAATTTTACTCTCTTTACTTGCTTTTTTTTTACTTTCTTATGAATAGAGTAGCAAAGTTCTCTTTAAATATAGTctaaaagcaaaaacaaaatgaAATGTTCAATTCTACCCCCTCTACCCAAAATAAATGTTCAATCACACAAAAACTCGTCTCCAGTGTAACTGATTTTTATTCTTCAACTCAATAGTTTTTTTCATCATCTCTACAAATCTGATTCCATGGCAACCAGAATGTGTTTTGATCTGTCATAAATTGTCGAGTGAAATGTTATTATGTTGTCAGTGTAGTAAAAAAATGTTTTCCTCAAACgaaaaaaaattcctgagtgcAACATACAAGGGGATGAAACTTGTTTCAGCAAACAAAAAAACATTGTAATTATTACGTCCTTTTCAAATGGAACGGACATTCGTTTAGGAAGAAATGGGAACTTTCTCCATCTAACAACTTTTTTTGTCACAACAAAGTGGTTGGATAACGTTGCGGGTTCATGCTCCTTTTCTTCTATCCATCTTCATCCTAACAACCATCCAACACTACCAAGTCCTCCTGAGCTTCCTACCCTCATAATCGGCACCCTTGCAGCCACCATTGATGCCAACTGTTAGCCATGTCAACTTGGGGACTGGGTTGAAAGCGTAGCTTTGAGATCTTTCGCCTTTCCCTCTCTATGGAGACTTCCAATGATTTTGATTATGACACCTCGTGCCCTTACCCCCACTATATGTTCCATTGGGCTAACAAGCATCCTTGGCACCAACTGTGCCAAAATATGACATTGAGTTTCACATCGACCTCGTCTAGTCTAGTGCGAAGTACAGGCAAAAATGATGGCCATTTTGCATTGTGCCTCCACAACCAACCGATGGTCCTAGCGACTCACTACATGACATCATCAACATTGATTTGAAAACCAGGGTGTACAGAAATACAAGAACGATGGCATTCCCGTCACCATTGGGTGGACAAGGATGTCCCGCATAGTTTATTGGTGAAGAAGGACATAGACAATGAGATTGGAACATCAACAACAATAACAAAACGTTTAGGGCTTCATGCCAATGTATGAGGAGGTGTTGATGAAGAGGTGTGGAGTGGGAGGTATATAGGGAAGAAAATTACCGTTCAATGTTTCCAAGTTGAATGACAGTGGATTGGCCATCCTAGCATTTGCTAAGGTCGTACTACTATTGCAGAGAATGTTTCTTTTTGGAAGAATTTAGTAAGTCTTGTTGGATGACTAAGAATGTGACACTTGGAAGTTTGCAACAATGGATGGTTGCGTGCATCAGTCGATATAGAGGCCAGGGGTCTATCGTCCTTTTGAGAGAAAAAAATCTCGTGGGACGTTGGATATCTTTAAACCATATCAAACAATCTTGTGTTGTGCAATGAATCCGAAAGATTACTCAATAGTgcaatatgcaaatgtttgtgaACTAACTAGTGAACTTTCAGAAACAAAACTGACTAAGAAATATTCCCtttgttcacaaatataagatgttttgtaTATTTCAATATGGACCACATATATGCACTAAAATGggtgaacaaacacactaaaatgTCTGTATATACATTTAACTTAGGAAAAAGTTAGAACATCATATATTTGTGGACAGAAGAAATAATTATTAATTAAGTTAAAGCTAACAACCGTTTGATCTAAACATCAAGGATGATAACCTCTTGATAGGACGGCTATCAATTGCtgatttttttctattttttaatTTTACTGTTCATGGCAGAAGCATTTGAGCTCGAGATTGCATACTTTCGATTTTCTTACACATACCTACTTATTCACCATTTCCATATTTTCTAAGTGTGCAATGTACAAAAACAATGTCAACGTAATTGATTGTTACCTCTGAGGGGAAAAAGCTACTCCGGAGggtacccgcaaaaaaaaaggatTGGAGTGAGTAGCAGATTTCAAGTAGGATCATTGGGCCTTGACGCTATCATCTGTCAGGTTTCAGTTGACTTCACTCCGGCACGTTACCGGGATTTGATTCTGTCTCATTCAGGATGGAATATATCGCATGGGGACAACAAATTATTACTCCCTGTCCCTGATTATAAGAACTTTTTAACACTATGCTAgtgttaaaaacgttcttatattttggaatggagggagtacgtaGTAGTTCATGCAATGTCAAGACCTCTATTAATTAACCACGTAAGTGCTCACTATTACTAGGATCCAGGTCAAAGCTCACGTGTGCAGTGCTTGACTAGCCACAATGgatagtaacatagagtagtaacatgcccatgttactactctatgttactatctctatagtggggagtaacatatgtgtggtaacatgcaacacttcatttattatgctatagactcatcctgccttgatatgtgtgatgttactcatactagcagtaactagctatgttactacatgcctctctttcttcatttattgcttgccacatcatctattttatctagatatgtgtgctACCTATGCTACTCCCATTGTGGATAGTCTTAGGCTGTCGACAGTGCATGCGTGTGTTAGACAGGTGCCACGCATGATGCATGGCACCGAATACGTGGTACGACCAACCCACATATTGATATGAAAGCAATTAATTGGTTATTAGGTCAAGAGAAGATTCCGGCGATCAATCAAAAGATATCGAGTTGGTAGTGGTACTACTACACGAGTATATACTGCGATTCCTGGGGAGAATGTAAGGGCTAGATTGATGTGAAGAAACGATGTAATTTAACTGCGAGATTACCAGTGTCGACGTTTCCAATGACGACCCCCTCGCCGAACTTGGCGTCGTACTTCCACTCCTTCTTCGGCTCGCCGCCGCTCTCCAGCCTGAGGAACTCCCAGGAACGCGTCGTTTGGACCTTGTGAAGCCTGTCCGGGATCACAGCCAGAACCCCGGGGAGCTCTGAACCCAGAGAATAATTGGCCCAGTGCAGCGTGTGACGTGGTTAGTGCTAGGTAAAAACTGCTAATGAAGCAGTAAACTCAAACACAGAAATCCTTGGATCATGATCATGTGCGCGGCACTTACGTTTGAGGGCTGGGAACAAGCTGTTGTCGATCTGCAACCCGATGGCGCTGATTTCCTTGAAGAGATACAATTGTTCGTACCTGCACGTTTTGGGGATCAAGAACAAAAGGCTGGGCGTCTTCTTCTGCACGAACTAATGTATGATGGACGTGGACAGTTAACGTGCTATATATTGTGCTTACTGGTTGGTGACTCCAGCGATCAGAGCAGGCCAAGACGTCAGGTCACTCAAGACAAGCAAACAGGACTGCATGCACAGGGGTAGTACTACACTATCAATTACTAGTAGAGATCAACAGAAACAAGTTCAAAatgtagagagagagagagagagagagagagagagagagagagagagagatttgcCTTCGTGGCAGCGGACGCCGGCGTCGTCAAGTGTGACGTGAGGAAAAGGACGAAGGCTAGCAGCAAAACGCGGCCTCCTCTCCCCATTTCACCGATCCGCTACGCCGCTCGGGTTTGGCGCAGGGGCTGCAGGCTGCAGCCTCCGCCGGGGCCGGGCGCCAAAGAATTTATAGACGCCAAAGTCAAAATTGCTCGGTGTTATATAAGTATatttcttctccgtgaggagcaCGACCCCACGTTAGACAACCCGGTATCTAAGCCACTGCATAGCAAAAAGGAGCTCCACATGCGGGTAACGTGCAAGCTGGTCAGGATTCATGCAATGAGCCCGACGCACTTTCTGCACTGTTCCTGcatcaatttttttttgaaaaacatcACCTCATATATTAATTAAATAAAAGAATTGTTACAATTGTTCATTACAGCCTTCACCATACAGAGCGAAACATTGTTAACAAGGACACCATCTAATGTATTATGAAAGCTAAACTTCGCAATATGAGCCACCACGTTGGCCAATTGATTAATCTTGGAGAGCTTAAAATTATTTATAAGCTTTTTTTTCGCGAATACGCAAGATGCGTACCATTCCATTGATAGATAGAAAACAAGAGTGACAGGATTACACGGGTATCACTTTACCACGTACGCAGAGCTGGCGTGAAAAAGTGGTACATGGGCAGAATAGATGGGGGTGCTTGGCCCCAACCTAGTTATCTACACATCAGGGAGGCATAAAGTTTGCAATGTCCTTGGCGCCGGCAGAAGCCCATGCCCGAGCGTCGTCCTTGATGACCTGAAGAAGTAGCATAGTGGGGGGTGCATGTGGTCGAAGATGCATGCATTACGGTGGCGCTTTGATATACTTATCGCTTTGTTCGGAGGGGACCTgtgaaaattttaatttgcaaGGGCCGCAGCCGCAAAAGTGGAGTTGGTCTTTAAAATAATGGGATTGTGGAAAATGATACCTATACAAAGGCCGGCAAGGCAAGCCCGAAGTTTCGCTTCCTCCACACTATGTACAATGCCCCAAGAAAATCCCATGAGGAGATGATGACCTTTCCAGAGTCCTTGACCACCATCCTAACACTTGCAGTGTTAATGCTTTCCACAAAGTTTGCATTGACATTGACCTTGATATAATCAGAAGGTGGGGGTTGCTAGATCACTTGAGTCTTCAGAGAGGCAGGATCATTCTTAATCCAGATAACACTCCTTTACCTTCATTAATTGTTGGAATCCACCTCACGAAGGACAACCAATAATTAGCCATAAAGCTAATGGAGGCTGAAACGGGTTCCTTTCCTTTACCCAAAATCAAGAAATTCCTCAAATGTCCGACATGTCTGTCTTCCGCCCGACCGCCTGGACCACCAACCCGGATGGCATCCCGCGCACCTCGGAGCTCCTTGTGCCGGAACATGATGCCGTCGACGAGGATGCCGATCCTGCGACCGCGGAGCGTCTCTCGCTTGGTCTGATGCGTTTTCCCGTCGAGATCCACGTTTGGAGCTGCGTTGACTACCGCCgcccctctccgccgcctcccccCCGCCTGCCGACGGGGCCGGCGACTGCGACGCCCCTCCTGGCTCACCTCCCGTTCCCGACCCCTGGCCGCGCATCCACGAGTTCCCTGAGCGTCACCCCGGCGCGTCTTCCCGCCGGGCCTCAGGACGCGCTCCCCACCAGCGCCGGCGCAGGCATGCTCCCCCCATGTCACGACTGGCAGGGCATTCTGGGGCCGTACCCCGCGGCTGTCGGGGCCGCGCCCCGGGTTCGTGCTAGGCTCCGCCTTGGCGCTTCACCGCCGCCGACGGCCTCGCCGGCGACTCCTCGCGCGCCTGCATCGGATTCTTGGGATGCGTGGGACCCAGCTGTGCCCTGTCCTACTCACCCTGCGCTTTCGGAAAGCACCGCCGCCCAGGCTTTCGACGCCACCGCTGACGCCAATGCGACCGCTTTGACGGTGTTCCAAAAGCCGCGGTCGCCGACAGCCTGGCCCGGCCCGTGGTCCCCTGTGGACAGTTGTGATTCCATCGCCAACGGCCATGTTGTCGAGCGCATCTCTCCGCTCAAGGACAACGGGCTCATATCCGTCCAAGCTGCGATCTCTGACCAGCCTCTGTCCTCCCCCGACCAGCAGCTGACACCTGTGATGCCTGCCGGGCCTCTGATGCCTGGGCCCGGGCCTGCACGCCTGATCCTTGCGCCTTCCAAGGGAGATCCCATGCATGCTCACGCTGATCCCACCGCTGATTTGATGGCGGATCCTGGCTCCTCATTCGCTGCCCCCTCCGGGGATCCCGAGGCAGATCCGCGGCCCGTGCCCGCTTCATGTGCCACGTCTGGCGCCTCCCCATTGGCCGGGACCCTTCCACCCATGCAGCTGCACCATGCATGCTCTGCACCGCCTGATCTCTGCACCTTTGTGAGCGCCATGCAAACACAAATTGACCACGTTCTCCCTGTGCCTGCGCCACATTGACGCCGCAACGAGGTGCCACCCAACTTCACTCTGAGGAGGAGTGGGCGAATCGCCAAGGCCGACCGCGGCTTGGACCCCGAAATGAAGGCCAAGAGCGTGCTTCTCCGACGCCTAGGCCTGCTCAAGGACGATGCCCCGATGGATGAGGCCACTCTCTCCAAATACGCGGCTCTGTTTGACCGCCCGCTGGCTGCAGATATCCTCCAGGCCTTTGCCGACTTTTATGACTGGCGTGTTCCTTCCGCGGAGTGCAACTCTTCCCCGCAGCGCACCGGAAGCCCCCGCCTCATGGAAATCTGATCGGCCTGGCCCATGTGCCTGTACCCAGCGCCCCCCCACTTCTTATGGATGAAAACCTTAAGATCATTTTTTGGAACGTCAGAGGCCTAAACTCTCATGCTAAACGTTCTGCAGTCCGTAGCGTTATTTCCTCGGCTGCCCCTTGCATCGTCTGTCTCCAGGAAACGAAACTTGCTAGCATGTCTGACTCCCTGGTGTTCGAAACCCTGGGCGCCCCCTTCCTCGACTTCTTTTTCCGTCCCGCCGATGGCACTCGTGGAGGCATCCTGCTTGCTTGGCGCTGCGACATGATCTCGCTTTCGAGGCCAACCATTGGTGACCATCACGTCTCTGCCCTCGTCTCCCCCCTTGTCGGGGATCAGCATTGGTGGCTGACTGGTGTCTACGGCCCGCAGGGCGATGACGAGAAAATCGCCTTTCTTGGCGAATTGCAAGAGTTTCGAGACACGTGTGCCGGCCCTTGGCTCGTTGGAGGCGACTTCAACATGATCACCTCCGCTGCCGACAAGAACAACAACAGGCTCAACCACCGCACCATGAGTCGTTTTCGCCGCTTTATCGCCGACCTTGAGCTTCGCGACATCTACCTCCATGGCCGCCGCTATACTTGGTCCAACGAGCAGGAGAACCCCACCCTCGTCCGCAATGATCGCGTGCTCTGCAGCTCGAGCTGGGATGTTGCACAGCCTAGGTGTCTTCTGCGCTGTCTCTCCTCGGTGGCGTCCGACCACTCCCCTCTCTTCATTGACTGCGCGGCGCGCTGCAACCAGGCTAAGCGCTTCCACTTCGAGCGGTTCTGGCCGAAGCTCAACGGCTACCTAGACGTGGTTTCTGACGCTTGGAACTCCTCCCCGCCACACCCTGATCCGTTCCGGCGCCTATATGCTCGCCTCAAGGTTACCGCTAGGTGCTTGCGGAGCTGGGGTGCGAAAACCCTGGGAGGCATCACTCTGCAACTGACGATGGCTCGAGAGCTGGTTGCACGCTTCGACAAGATGCAGGACCGGCGCCCGCTCACGCCACCAGAGGCTTGGCTGCGACGTCGCCTGAAATGTGCCTACCTCGGCCTCGCCTCCCTCGACCGAACGATCTCGCGCCAGCATTCTAGATTTGCTTGGCTGCGGAACGGCGAAACCAGTTCGGCCTTCCTGCGGATCCAGGCCTCTCGACGTCTCCACAAGAAAAGGATCCTCGAGCTTCAACACGACGGGCAGCTCCTCCTTGATGATGAGGCTATGGCAGAAGCGGCCTTCTCCCACTTCACGCAACTGCTTGGTTCCACGGAGGAGCGCGACTTCACCCTCGACCTTGGCATGCTCGGTGTGCCCAATTCTGACCTCTCCGGCCTCGACGCGCCATTCACCAAGGATGAAATTTGGAACGCGATCAAGCTGCTCCCCCACGGAAAGGCGCCCGGGCCCGATGGTTTCACCGCTAAGTTCTTATGCTCCGCTTGGCCCGTGATCAAAAAGGACATTTGTGAGGCATTCGACAAGCTCTATGCTCTCAATGGCCTTGACTTCGGAAAGCTCAATGAGGCGCTGATCACCTTGCTGCCCGAGAAGCCAGACGCGTCCTCGCTCGCCGACTACAGGCCGATCAGCCTCATCCACCTCCTGGCGAAGCTTTTCGCCAAAGTGCTCTCCCTTCGCCTAGCAACTAAGCTACCCAAGTGTGTCTCTGTCAATCAGAGCGCATTCATCACCGGAAGATGCATCCACGACAACTTTCTCCTGGTCCAACAAACTGCCAAGTACCTCCACAACCGCAAGCTCCCGTGTGTCCTGCTCAAGCTCGACATTGCCCGCGCTTTCGATTCGGTTTCCTGGCCATTTCTCCTCCAAGTATTGCGCCACCGTGGATTCGGCCCACGCTGGCGGGAATGGATTTCCATCTTGCTCTCCACCGCGAGCACCCGCGTCCTCATCAACGGATCGCCTGGGCCACCAATCAGGCATGCCAAGGGGTTGCGCTAGGGCGACCCGGTGTCACCGACGCTATTCACCATCGTGATCGACGTGCTCAACTCCGTCATTCTGCACGCGGTCCAAATTGGAATTCTACACCGGCTTACTCCCCACCACATGGCCTCGAGTATATCTCTCTACGCCGACGATGTGGTGGTCTTCTGTCACCCAGACCGGCACGACCTCGCTACGCTCCGGGAGCTGCTGTCCGTGTTTGGCGGTGCCTCCGGCCTACGCACCAATTTTGACAAGTGTTCTGCAACTCCCATCCAATGCTCCCCTGCTGACGAGGCGACTATAGGCCTTGAGCTGGGATTGCCCGGTAAAGAACTTCCCTATCACCTACCTAGGACTGCCGCTGTCGGTCCGAAGGATCCACTCCTCGCACCTCATGCCGTTGGTGGACCGGATGCGC
The Aegilops tauschii subsp. strangulata cultivar AL8/78 chromosome 3, Aet v6.0, whole genome shotgun sequence genome window above contains:
- the LOC109738300 gene encoding subtilisin-like protease SBT5.3, producing MQSCLLVLSDLTSWPALIAGVTNQYEQLYLFKEISAIGLQIDNSLFPALKQLPGVLAVIPDRLHKVQTTRSWEFLRLESGGEPKKEWKYDAKFGEGVVIGNVDTGVSPTSQSFRDDGFGAPSGWRGKCDSGEDSTFHCNKKLIGARFFNAGIQVPNFLDQPVEGKQLNQTDLNSPRDYDGHGSHTLSTAGGGFVQGASAFGRGKGTAKGGSPRARVASYKACYTAGCSSLDILAAILAAVEDGVHVLSLSVGAPAADYVADLMAIGTLYAVHKGVAVVASAGNSGPQPGSVSNLAPWILTVGASTMDRDFAADVVFGNSTIKGRSLSASTLPVGQPYPMISGQNACAADQSIDNSTLCFPGSLDPAKVRGKIVVCTRGVNGRVEKGLVVKQAGGIGMVLCNDAGGVDIIADPHLLPAVHCSYSQCWDLFKHLQSTQFPVGYITAKDELGVKPAPVMADFSSRGPNTITPQILKPDVTAPGVDVIAAYSEEAPATDLPFEDRRVPYNMVSGTSMSCPHVAGVAGLIKAKHPDWSPAMIKSAIMTTAFTEANDEGQIRDETGAAATPFSYGSGHVNPVQALDPGLVYDTTPYDYANFLCSVRPTQTQNLIPLSIPLLLPLFVGANANPFQCSLGAYRPENLNYPSISAACLPGSGTTTVKRRVRNVGAGPWLQYNVTVVQPAAGVRITVQPGTLSFGKINEEKEFTVKLDVYDTAMAGHVFGSIEWSDGKHRVRSPVVATTKCG